In one Thermanaerovibrio velox DSM 12556 genomic region, the following are encoded:
- a CDS encoding CvpA family protein, giving the protein MLSSPLDWALALVGGFWILRGVFRGFVAELASLLGWLLGFVLAVRFSKPVVSLLVSFDIPPFVCPVLSFIGVVGLCVLVCRVLGGLVRSIVSKAKLSLLDRLLGGAFGAAKLLILVLLFFAIGRALSPFLAPGWEERSLFFSLVSSHRDLLMGLFDAVEIVPHGGLLPGLHR; this is encoded by the coding sequence ATGTTATCATCCCCCCTGGACTGGGCCCTCGCCTTGGTAGGGGGGTTTTGGATACTTAGGGGTGTTTTTAGGGGGTTTGTGGCGGAGCTGGCTTCGCTGTTGGGATGGCTGTTGGGTTTTGTCCTGGCGGTTCGCTTTTCCAAACCCGTTGTGTCCCTGTTGGTTAGTTTTGACATCCCGCCTTTTGTGTGCCCGGTCCTATCCTTCATCGGGGTTGTAGGTTTATGTGTTTTGGTTTGCCGGGTCTTGGGGGGGCTTGTTAGATCCATAGTTTCCAAGGCCAAGCTGTCCTTGTTGGATAGGCTCCTTGGCGGTGCATTTGGAGCTGCCAAACTGCTCATCCTGGTGTTGCTATTTTTTGCAATTGGGAGGGCTTTGTCTCCATTTCTAGCCCCTGGTTGGGAGGAGCGGAGCTTGTTTTTTAGCCTGGTGTCATCCCATCGGGATCTCCTTATGGGGCTTTTCGATGCCGTTGAGATCGTCCCGCATGGGGGTTTGTTGCCGGGGTTACATCGCTAA
- the pheT gene encoding phenylalanine--tRNA ligase subunit beta — translation MRVHLGWLRKLVGIDVSLDMLMDRLTMTGTEVEEVIAPAGASSGILIAQAEDVLPHPAKPNLSVVTVNYRSGKATVVTGARNVEVGGLFPYAPPGARIFDGAELSVRPFGGVDSHGMLLSCQELGLDGLDSSGGLLRLPSDAPVGEDFLNWAELDQPVLDLSITPNRGDLCSMLGVAREVSALTGADLLPVEMPDINWSDDDWTNRFQLKVSDDGCWKYLLGFGEVKFVGESPFFDRLKLVLAGMRPLNNVVDPTNLAMLLFGHPLHAFDAGRLPSNSVEVRGAVSGETIRTLDGRDRELQDKDILICSNRIPIAIAGVMGGEETEVKHDTKMILLESAVFDPARVSVTSRRLGITSQAAFRYSRSVDWGASEAAALYALGKMSQGGAVVVGRGFLKHQEDFRIDRRISLRLSSLKRVLLMDSLEQACDILEALGFKGEELSPSHAVFSVPSWRSDVEGEEDLIEEVGRVRGYHLVEPRIPGNLRGRGVIPRDFELSNSLRRLAISRGYVEVVTYSFTSPEELGALGVPHEGSPCIVNPISREHLMMRPLIVVGLIRGLKGNLSSGWRKPIRMFETGNVFSSQGEDHHIAGLVFVGKDTRSVHGERVREDFFTVKSDVAAMLELCGVEASWIRGREPFGHAGQTAHIIVGGVKVGFLCRLKPSIERELGVDEGAFVFELNMDGILNGQLPKFGGSSRFPSVSRDMAIMVASDVPAVQVENAIRQLMDPQLAVAVELFDVYMGKGLA, via the coding sequence ATGAGAGTACATCTTGGATGGCTTAGAAAACTTGTGGGGATAGACGTTTCGCTGGACATGCTGATGGATCGCCTCACCATGACTGGCACGGAGGTGGAGGAGGTCATAGCCCCCGCAGGGGCTTCCAGCGGTATCCTTATAGCTCAAGCGGAGGATGTTTTGCCGCATCCAGCTAAGCCTAACCTCTCGGTGGTGACGGTTAACTATCGCTCTGGTAAGGCCACGGTGGTAACGGGTGCCCGCAACGTGGAGGTTGGAGGGCTTTTCCCCTATGCCCCTCCTGGAGCTAGGATATTCGATGGGGCTGAGCTTTCGGTCAGGCCCTTTGGTGGGGTTGATAGCCATGGGATGTTGCTGTCCTGCCAGGAGCTTGGGCTGGATGGGCTTGATTCATCAGGGGGGCTGCTTAGGCTGCCCTCGGATGCCCCGGTGGGAGAGGATTTCCTCAATTGGGCCGAGCTGGATCAGCCGGTCTTAGACCTTTCTATAACCCCTAACAGGGGGGACCTGTGTTCCATGCTTGGGGTTGCCCGAGAGGTTTCGGCCCTTACAGGGGCTGATCTCTTGCCCGTTGAGATGCCGGATATAAACTGGTCCGATGATGATTGGACTAATAGGTTTCAACTCAAGGTCTCTGACGATGGTTGCTGGAAGTATCTTTTGGGTTTTGGGGAAGTCAAGTTCGTTGGGGAGTCTCCGTTCTTTGACAGGCTCAAGTTGGTTCTGGCGGGCATGAGGCCCCTCAACAACGTGGTGGATCCCACCAACCTGGCGATGTTGTTGTTCGGCCATCCGCTTCACGCCTTCGATGCGGGCCGTCTGCCCTCCAACTCCGTCGAAGTGAGGGGAGCAGTTTCCGGAGAAACCATAAGGACCCTGGATGGCAGGGATCGGGAGCTTCAGGATAAGGACATCCTTATTTGCAGCAACCGAATTCCCATCGCCATCGCCGGTGTCATGGGAGGGGAGGAGACGGAGGTTAAGCATGACACCAAGATGATCTTGCTGGAATCGGCGGTCTTCGATCCTGCCCGGGTCAGCGTGACATCCAGGAGGCTTGGTATAACCAGCCAGGCGGCGTTTCGGTACAGCCGGTCGGTTGACTGGGGAGCCAGCGAGGCTGCAGCCCTGTACGCTTTGGGGAAGATGTCCCAGGGAGGGGCTGTGGTAGTGGGGAGAGGCTTCCTTAAGCACCAGGAGGATTTCCGTATCGATCGCCGCATATCCCTTAGGCTTTCGTCGCTTAAAAGGGTTCTCCTTATGGATTCACTGGAGCAGGCCTGTGACATCTTGGAGGCCCTTGGTTTTAAAGGGGAGGAGTTGTCGCCCTCTCACGCCGTCTTCTCTGTTCCCTCCTGGAGGAGCGATGTGGAGGGGGAGGAAGATCTAATCGAGGAGGTCGGTAGAGTTAGGGGGTACCACTTGGTGGAGCCCAGGATCCCCGGCAACCTAAGGGGCAGGGGTGTTATCCCCCGGGATTTTGAGCTGTCCAACTCCCTGCGGAGGTTAGCCATATCGAGGGGATATGTAGAGGTTGTGACGTACAGCTTTACATCTCCTGAAGAGTTGGGAGCGTTGGGTGTTCCCCACGAGGGATCTCCGTGCATAGTCAATCCTATAAGCAGGGAGCATCTAATGATGAGGCCGCTCATCGTCGTGGGTTTGATAAGAGGCCTTAAGGGGAACCTAAGCTCTGGGTGGAGGAAACCCATAAGGATGTTTGAGACGGGTAACGTGTTCTCTTCACAGGGAGAGGATCACCACATAGCTGGTTTGGTGTTTGTGGGGAAGGACACCCGGTCTGTCCATGGGGAAAGGGTTCGAGAGGATTTCTTTACCGTCAAGTCCGACGTGGCTGCTATGCTGGAGTTGTGCGGGGTAGAGGCGAGTTGGATCAGGGGAAGGGAACCGTTTGGGCATGCTGGGCAGACCGCTCACATCATCGTAGGCGGCGTGAAGGTGGGCTTCCTGTGCAGGTTGAAGCCCTCAATTGAAAGGGAGCTTGGGGTGGATGAAGGGGCCTTTGTCTTCGAGCTTAACATGGACGGCATTTTAAATGGCCAGCTGCCTAAGTTTGGCGGTTCCTCCAGGTTCCCTTCGGTTAGCAGGGATATGGCGATAATGGTGGCCTCCGATGTCCCAGCGGTTCAGGTTGAGAATGCGATCCGCCAGCTTATGGATCCTCAGCTGGCGGTTGCGGTGGAGCTTTTCGATGTCTACATGGGTAAGGGGTTGGCCTGA
- the pheS gene encoding phenylalanine--tRNA ligase subunit alpha translates to MRDVRDLVAEAFEIKMALEDELALARAPEDVEAVMVKYLGRKGALTLLMRSLGDVPKDERPRVGRELNVIKDKCELQAKERLEDLVRIREVQEEGSNVLDVSLPGAGRPFGRFHPVAQTMEEIVSIFVSLGFSVATGPEIETDFYNFEALNFKAHHPARDMQDTFFLEDNRLLRTHTSPVQVRSMLSMGAPLRIVIPGRVYRRDSDPTHSPMFHQVEGLLLDEDVSVADLKGCLQVFVDSIFGKPLKSRFRGSYFPFTEPSIEMDVECVVCGGANPSCRVCKGTGWLEILGAGMVHPNVLRSGGVDPDRFGGFAWGMGVDRIAMLKYGLSDLRPLFEADLSYLSGGMVR, encoded by the coding sequence GTGAGGGATGTGAGGGATCTTGTGGCCGAGGCCTTTGAGATTAAAATGGCCTTGGAAGATGAGCTGGCCTTAGCAAGGGCCCCAGAGGATGTGGAGGCTGTTATGGTTAAGTACCTTGGGCGCAAGGGTGCTCTCACGCTTCTGATGAGGTCCCTTGGGGATGTGCCTAAGGATGAAAGGCCTAGAGTTGGTAGGGAGTTAAACGTAATTAAGGACAAGTGCGAACTCCAGGCTAAGGAGAGGCTGGAGGACCTCGTTAGGATAAGGGAAGTTCAGGAAGAGGGGAGCAACGTCCTAGATGTCTCCCTCCCTGGTGCTGGACGTCCTTTTGGCCGGTTCCATCCTGTGGCTCAGACTATGGAGGAGATCGTCTCCATATTCGTGTCCCTTGGTTTCTCGGTGGCCACGGGGCCGGAGATAGAGACGGACTTCTATAACTTTGAAGCCCTCAACTTTAAGGCTCACCATCCCGCAAGGGACATGCAGGATACGTTCTTCCTTGAGGACAACAGACTTCTTCGAACCCATACCTCGCCGGTGCAGGTTCGCTCCATGTTGTCTATGGGAGCCCCCCTCAGGATAGTGATACCAGGAAGGGTTTACCGAAGGGATAGCGATCCTACCCACTCCCCCATGTTCCACCAGGTTGAAGGTCTCCTGCTTGACGAGGACGTATCAGTGGCGGACCTAAAGGGGTGCCTTCAGGTATTCGTGGACTCCATATTTGGGAAGCCCCTTAAATCTCGATTCAGGGGCAGTTATTTCCCCTTCACTGAACCATCTATAGAGATGGACGTGGAATGCGTCGTTTGTGGTGGAGCTAATCCGTCATGCCGGGTCTGTAAGGGGACCGGTTGGCTTGAGATCCTGGGTGCTGGCATGGTCCATCCTAACGTTCTAAGGAGTGGTGGGGTAGACCCTGATAGGTTCGGTGGTTTCGCCTGGGGCATGGGGGTTGATAGGATAGCCATGCTGAAGTACGGCCTATCCGATTTGAGGCCCCTTTTTGAGGCGGATCTTTCTTACTTAAGCGGGGGAATGGTTCGATGA
- a CDS encoding potassium channel family protein, translated as MEKKTVLVVGLGRFGQSLCLRLTELGHKVIGVDRVRARVEALADDLEYVAQLDSSDEEALMKVGAKEVDLAVVAIGEGLEASVLTTAILKDLGVPVWARATNALHAKVLERVGAARVFYPEKEMGIVIADQIVRPWMSYFHVGGDSEITIAQIEGARLAGKSLRDLDLTKRYGVLVLFAERDGKRYVPRGDTEVLAMDKLWIAGKDADVARFMNTLSREG; from the coding sequence GTGGAGAAGAAAACAGTTCTTGTCGTGGGGCTTGGACGTTTTGGGCAGTCCCTGTGCCTTAGGCTTACTGAGCTAGGACATAAGGTCATAGGGGTTGACCGCGTTCGGGCCAGGGTTGAGGCCTTGGCAGACGATCTGGAGTACGTGGCCCAGTTAGATTCCTCCGATGAAGAGGCCTTGATGAAGGTCGGAGCCAAGGAAGTGGACCTTGCAGTGGTAGCAATAGGAGAGGGACTTGAGGCCAGCGTTCTAACCACTGCCATATTAAAGGACCTCGGGGTGCCGGTTTGGGCCAGGGCGACCAATGCACTTCACGCCAAGGTATTGGAAAGGGTAGGAGCGGCCAGGGTCTTTTACCCGGAGAAGGAGATGGGTATAGTCATAGCGGATCAGATAGTACGCCCTTGGATGAGCTACTTCCACGTAGGGGGTGACTCGGAGATAACCATAGCCCAGATCGAAGGAGCCCGTCTGGCCGGAAAGTCTTTGAGGGACCTAGACCTTACAAAACGCTACGGAGTTCTGGTATTATTCGCTGAACGGGATGGCAAGAGATACGTCCCAAGGGGAGACACCGAGGTCCTAGCCATGGACAAGCTTTGGATAGCTGGCAAGGATGCTGATGTCGCCCGTTTCATGAACACGTTAAGCAGGGAAGGGTGA
- a CDS encoding TrkH family potassium uptake protein: protein MRSYSSFRPELWLVFGFLSLIAAGALALWSIGILKSMPIDFLDALFTSTSAVCVTGLSTIDIGRDLPTASQVVLLMLIQIGGLGVMTATTAFAVVLGARISIKGRLIWAGSMGLDTPQGAVKLLIRVFVISLFAEALMSVPLFLGFLQTEPVGRAAYMAVFHSISAFCNAGFSPYSNSLVDFSSNFLVMIPITLLIVVGGMGFPVVDDVIMCVKLRRWRPSPYSRVVLKSTFWLIVLGSLLLFLSEFNGAMRGMPFSEKVMNAVFHSVTPRTAGFNSLPMTSLSGLSLVFTVFLMWVGASPSSTGGGVKTTTLAVLWASCVSEVRGLGEVRLEGRSVDSRLQRKALTVSMLYTLAIFIAVCLLTVFEPLPTSTLIFEAFSAMGTVGLSLGITSKLTPEGKLILILLMYWGRVGIVTFMYSLFRRHVPGRVLLPGINMPIG, encoded by the coding sequence ATGAGATCTTATAGCTCTTTCAGACCAGAGCTGTGGCTTGTGTTTGGGTTCCTGTCGCTTATAGCGGCAGGAGCCCTTGCTCTTTGGAGCATAGGCATTTTAAAGTCCATGCCGATAGATTTTTTGGATGCCCTTTTTACATCCACGTCTGCGGTATGTGTTACGGGACTCTCTACCATAGATATTGGGAGGGATCTTCCAACGGCCTCCCAGGTGGTTTTATTGATGCTCATCCAGATAGGCGGTCTTGGAGTGATGACCGCCACCACCGCCTTTGCCGTGGTTTTAGGGGCCAGGATAAGCATCAAGGGGAGGTTGATATGGGCTGGCAGCATGGGCCTTGATACACCGCAAGGGGCGGTCAAGCTGCTCATAAGGGTGTTTGTGATATCCCTGTTTGCTGAAGCCTTGATGAGCGTTCCGCTGTTCCTGGGGTTTCTTCAAACAGAGCCTGTGGGCCGAGCTGCCTATATGGCGGTGTTTCATTCGATAAGCGCCTTCTGTAATGCCGGTTTCTCCCCTTATTCGAACAGCCTTGTGGACTTCTCCAGCAACTTCCTTGTGATGATACCAATAACCTTGCTTATAGTTGTAGGGGGGATGGGCTTCCCCGTGGTTGATGATGTCATAATGTGCGTAAAGCTCCGAAGATGGCGGCCATCCCCCTACTCTAGGGTGGTGCTAAAGTCCACCTTTTGGCTCATAGTCCTTGGATCCCTTTTGCTGTTTTTGAGTGAGTTTAATGGTGCCATGAGGGGGATGCCCTTCTCTGAGAAGGTTATGAACGCGGTCTTTCACAGCGTGACCCCAAGAACTGCGGGGTTTAACTCGTTGCCCATGACGTCCCTTTCCGGTTTGTCCTTGGTTTTCACCGTTTTCCTCATGTGGGTGGGAGCTAGTCCGTCTTCCACGGGAGGTGGAGTTAAGACCACTACTTTGGCGGTGCTATGGGCCAGTTGCGTTTCCGAGGTAAGGGGTCTTGGAGAGGTGAGACTGGAGGGGCGAAGCGTGGACTCGAGGCTTCAAAGGAAGGCCCTCACCGTATCAATGCTCTATACATTGGCAATATTTATTGCAGTGTGCCTGCTGACCGTTTTTGAGCCGCTTCCCACGTCGACCCTCATCTTCGAGGCGTTCTCCGCCATGGGCACAGTGGGCCTCTCTCTTGGGATCACATCAAAGCTAACTCCGGAGGGGAAGCTTATTTTGATATTGCTGATGTATTGGGGTAGAGTTGGTATCGTAACCTTCATGTACTCCCTTTTTAGACGGCATGTCCCCGGCAGAGTCCTTTTGCCTGGGATTAACATGCCAATAGGTTGA
- the rplT gene encoding 50S ribosomal protein L20, with amino-acid sequence MRVKGSSASRRKQKKLFSITKGFWGRKKNVYRRAREAFLHALSKAYHDRRAKKRDFRRLWIIRINAAARMHGMSYNSLIAGLKKGGIEINRKMLADLAVNDANAFGALVSKAKEALGR; translated from the coding sequence ATGAGGGTTAAAGGCTCCAGCGCAAGCCGCAGGAAGCAGAAGAAGCTTTTCAGCATAACCAAGGGTTTTTGGGGAAGGAAGAAGAACGTATATCGCAGGGCCAGGGAGGCGTTCCTGCACGCCCTTTCCAAGGCCTACCATGACCGCAGGGCGAAGAAGCGGGATTTCCGCAGGCTGTGGATAATTCGTATCAACGCGGCTGCCAGGATGCATGGCATGAGCTATAACTCCTTGATAGCGGGTCTGAAGAAGGGTGGCATTGAGATTAACCGCAAGATGCTGGCGGACCTTGCAGTTAACGATGCTAACGCTTTCGGTGCTTTGGTTTCCAAGGCTAAGGAGGCGTTGGGCCGTTAA
- the rpmI gene encoding 50S ribosomal protein L35 — protein sequence MPKVKTHSGAKKRFSVSGSGKLVFKKSGRSHLLECKNAKRRRRLRQKGVLGGTLGENVKKLLPYA from the coding sequence GTGCCTAAGGTTAAGACTCATTCGGGTGCGAAGAAGCGGTTTTCCGTAAGTGGATCCGGGAAGCTTGTGTTCAAGAAGAGTGGCAGGAGCCATCTTCTGGAGTGTAAGAACGCCAAGCGTCGCCGTCGGCTTCGTCAGAAGGGCGTGTTGGGCGGAACCCTGGGAGAGAACGTCAAGAAGCTGCTCCCCTACGCGTAA
- the infC gene encoding translation initiation factor IF-3 gives MAVRVWYALEAVGKDPSACLQEEDVRPLTCRQRRRVACFGVEIPFGLGAVCAQLFLLGEKSSLNHGRWSAISFKDDEPRVNLEIRAAEVLLIDDQNVKVGVVPLQEALRMAEERELDLVEVAPLAKPPVCKIMDYGKYRFQQQKRDKDARKKQKSQALKEIKMRPKIDVHDYSFKVRAVRDFLEDGHRVKVSVFFRGREMAFLDKGREVLDRVRKDVADLGKVEMEPRMEGSYMRMMIAPLAQASSKDLEGSKSVRPRDPKNVDSSSTDVSSEES, from the coding sequence ATGGCGGTGAGGGTGTGGTATGCTCTCGAGGCCGTGGGTAAAGACCCTTCGGCCTGTCTTCAAGAAGAGGATGTGCGCCCTCTCACCTGCCGCCAAAGGCGTCGGGTTGCCTGTTTCGGAGTGGAGATTCCTTTTGGGCTGGGCGCCGTCTGCGCCCAGCTTTTTTTGTTGGGTGAGAAGAGCAGTTTAAATCACGGGAGGTGGAGTGCTATAAGCTTCAAGGATGATGAACCCCGCGTCAATCTGGAGATACGTGCGGCAGAGGTGCTTCTGATCGATGATCAGAACGTGAAAGTGGGGGTGGTACCTCTCCAGGAGGCCTTGCGGATGGCAGAGGAGAGGGAGCTGGATTTGGTGGAGGTGGCCCCCCTTGCGAAGCCGCCGGTCTGCAAGATCATGGACTACGGCAAGTATCGGTTCCAGCAGCAGAAGAGGGACAAGGACGCCCGTAAGAAGCAAAAGAGCCAGGCCCTCAAGGAGATAAAGATGAGGCCGAAGATCGACGTCCATGACTACTCCTTTAAAGTTAGGGCCGTAAGGGACTTTCTTGAGGATGGACATAGGGTTAAGGTCTCGGTTTTCTTTAGGGGCAGGGAGATGGCCTTTCTGGACAAGGGGCGTGAGGTGCTTGACAGGGTCCGAAAGGACGTGGCAGACCTGGGCAAGGTTGAGATGGAGCCCAGGATGGAGGGATCCTACATGAGGATGATGATAGCCCCGTTGGCCCAGGCTTCATCTAAGGATCTCGAAGGTTCTAAGTCCGTCCGCCCCCGGGACCCAAAGAACGTTGATTCCAGTTCAACGGACGTTTCGTCCGAAGAATCTTGA
- the thrS gene encoding threonine--tRNA ligase: MKALEALQALGFSLDGVVAAKVDGVSVDLEATVSGGVVEPITADSPEGLEVIRHSASHLMAQAVLRLFPGAKLGVGPAIKDGFYYDILFPSPITDEDLPRIEEEMRRISQEDLPVERVVLPRGEAVELFSNRGERFKVELIGEIQDDTVSIYRQGEFVDLCRGPHVRSTGVLRNFKLLSLAGAYWRGDEKNVMLTRIYGTAFHSKEALDLYLARLEEARQRDHRKLGRELDIFSIQPEGPGFPFFHPKGMVILNELVDFWKREHKRRGYLEIRTPLILDRSLWERSGHWDHYRENMYFTSIDERPFAVKPMNCPGGILVFKSSTRSYRDLPLRMSELGVVHRHERSGVLHGLMRVRCFTQDDAHIYCTPEQVGEEIAGVIDLMRYVYKDVFGFPYKVELSTRPDNYMGSLDMWNLAEDKLRETLEATGTEYKVNPGDGAFYGPKIDFHLEDSIGRTWQCGTIQLDFQMPEKFDVSYVGADGMEHRPVMIHRTVFGSLERFLGILIEHYAGAFPFWLAPVQVKILPVKPELGDYASNVDQVLKGWGIRTEMDWRDEKLGRKIRDAQVSKVPYMLVIGGKEAESSTVAVRHRVNGDLGAMSLESLKAVLDREFRPR; this comes from the coding sequence ATGAAGGCCCTTGAGGCCCTTCAAGCCCTCGGTTTTTCCCTCGATGGAGTGGTGGCCGCTAAGGTGGACGGCGTTTCGGTGGACCTTGAGGCTACGGTGAGCGGCGGGGTGGTGGAGCCAATAACGGCTGATTCCCCTGAGGGGTTGGAGGTCATAAGGCATTCTGCGTCGCATCTGATGGCCCAGGCGGTTTTGCGCCTTTTCCCGGGCGCTAAGCTTGGGGTGGGCCCCGCCATAAAGGACGGGTTCTACTACGACATCCTGTTCCCATCTCCCATAACCGACGAAGACCTGCCTCGAATAGAGGAAGAGATGCGCCGTATATCCCAGGAGGACCTGCCGGTTGAGCGAGTTGTTCTCCCCAGGGGGGAAGCTGTGGAGCTGTTCTCCAATAGGGGAGAGCGGTTCAAGGTGGAGCTAATAGGGGAGATTCAAGACGATACCGTATCGATCTATAGGCAGGGGGAGTTCGTTGATCTTTGCCGGGGCCCACATGTCAGGTCCACAGGGGTTCTCAGAAACTTTAAGCTGCTTTCCCTTGCGGGGGCCTACTGGCGGGGGGACGAGAAAAATGTAATGCTTACCCGCATATACGGCACTGCATTTCATAGCAAGGAGGCTCTTGATCTTTATCTTGCAAGGTTAGAAGAGGCCAGGCAGCGGGATCATCGCAAGCTGGGCCGGGAGCTCGACATCTTTAGCATTCAACCAGAGGGGCCGGGTTTCCCCTTTTTCCACCCCAAGGGTATGGTGATCCTGAATGAGCTGGTTGACTTCTGGAAGAGGGAGCACAAGCGCAGGGGATATCTTGAGATTCGCACTCCCCTGATCCTTGATAGGAGCCTGTGGGAGAGGTCCGGGCACTGGGATCACTACAGGGAGAACATGTACTTTACCAGCATTGATGAAAGGCCTTTTGCGGTGAAGCCCATGAATTGTCCGGGGGGCATACTGGTCTTTAAGAGCTCCACCAGGAGTTACCGGGACCTTCCCCTTAGGATGTCAGAGCTGGGTGTGGTCCACCGGCACGAGAGATCCGGTGTGCTTCATGGGCTCATGCGGGTTCGGTGCTTTACGCAGGATGATGCCCATATATACTGCACTCCTGAGCAAGTTGGGGAGGAGATCGCAGGGGTAATAGACCTTATGAGGTACGTCTACAAAGACGTTTTTGGCTTCCCCTACAAGGTTGAGCTTTCCACTCGGCCTGACAACTACATGGGGAGCCTGGATATGTGGAACCTTGCGGAGGATAAGCTCCGGGAGACCCTGGAGGCTACGGGGACGGAGTACAAGGTCAACCCCGGGGATGGCGCTTTTTACGGGCCCAAGATAGATTTTCACCTTGAGGATTCCATAGGCAGGACCTGGCAGTGCGGCACCATACAGCTGGACTTCCAGATGCCGGAGAAGTTCGACGTTTCCTACGTGGGGGCTGATGGCATGGAGCATAGGCCTGTCATGATCCACCGCACGGTTTTTGGAAGCCTCGAAAGGTTCCTCGGCATCCTTATAGAGCATTATGCCGGGGCCTTCCCTTTCTGGCTCGCCCCGGTGCAGGTGAAGATTCTCCCGGTAAAGCCGGAGCTGGGGGACTATGCCTCTAACGTGGATCAGGTCCTCAAGGGGTGGGGTATAAGGACCGAGATGGATTGGAGGGACGAGAAGCTGGGCAGGAAGATAAGGGATGCCCAGGTCTCAAAAGTGCCCTACATGTTGGTCATAGGCGGTAAGGAGGCGGAATCCTCCACGGTGGCGGTGCGACATAGGGTCAATGGAGATCTTGGGGCCATGTCCCTTGAGTCCCTAAAGGCGGTTTTAGATCGGGAATTTCGCCCAAGGTAG
- a CDS encoding sodium-dependent transporter encodes MAEQIKGQNEQWSSRWGLVFAAIGMAVGTGNIWRFPRVAATNGGGAFYIAYFLALFLWAIPLLCAEAVWGKASRMGVIGSWKEMLGRKWTWVGGFIAWVCLAITFYYAVVIGWCIRYFIYAVSGVIKPGLDTEALWKNFINDPMAGLIFFAIAVAMSLFICLAGVQNGLERANKIMIPSIFVLLIFLAVRANFLPNSWKGLEYLFTIRMEDVLKAKTYLEAFTQVAWSTGAGWGLFLTYYVYAGKKEDILLNSITTGFADTTAASLAALCVIPTIFAFSPDPMAAVKSGNNGIAFIHLTKLFAEIPGGVIMAIAFFLALIMAALSSEISMMELGCRILADAGWDRKKAAWTVGIACLICGAPSAMNNNFFENQDWVWGVGLLISGLLFSIGAMKVGVKKLWVEWIEPCSDVKVEWMWNLVKLFPLWFVIIFGWWLKQSISWYPGEWYKFLPISKYTYTPGTMFVQWAIAAAVFFVLNNWLADTMKYKLQAKD; translated from the coding sequence ATGGCGGAACAGATCAAGGGACAGAACGAACAATGGTCTAGCAGGTGGGGACTGGTCTTCGCTGCCATAGGAATGGCGGTGGGCACGGGGAACATATGGAGGTTCCCCCGAGTGGCCGCCACAAACGGCGGAGGGGCTTTCTACATAGCCTACTTCTTGGCTTTGTTCCTCTGGGCAATACCCCTCCTGTGCGCAGAGGCAGTTTGGGGGAAGGCCTCCAGGATGGGAGTTATAGGGTCTTGGAAGGAGATGCTTGGACGCAAATGGACCTGGGTGGGAGGCTTCATCGCCTGGGTGTGTCTAGCCATAACCTTTTATTACGCGGTAGTCATAGGCTGGTGCATTAGATACTTCATATACGCTGTGTCAGGGGTCATAAAACCCGGTTTGGACACGGAAGCCCTCTGGAAGAACTTCATCAACGACCCCATGGCGGGGCTCATATTCTTCGCCATAGCAGTGGCCATGTCCCTTTTCATCTGCCTTGCGGGGGTCCAGAACGGCCTTGAGAGGGCCAACAAGATAATGATACCCTCTATCTTCGTCCTCCTGATATTCCTAGCTGTAAGGGCGAACTTCCTCCCGAACTCCTGGAAGGGGCTTGAGTACCTCTTCACCATAAGGATGGAGGACGTGCTGAAAGCCAAGACATACCTGGAGGCTTTCACCCAGGTGGCTTGGTCCACCGGTGCGGGATGGGGGCTTTTCTTGACCTACTACGTCTACGCGGGCAAGAAAGAGGACATCCTTCTTAATTCCATAACCACCGGCTTTGCGGACACCACCGCAGCCTCGCTGGCCGCCCTGTGCGTCATACCAACCATCTTTGCCTTCTCTCCGGATCCCATGGCGGCGGTAAAATCCGGCAACAATGGAATAGCCTTCATCCACCTGACCAAGCTCTTCGCTGAGATACCCGGTGGGGTCATAATGGCCATAGCGTTCTTCCTAGCACTCATCATGGCAGCGCTGAGCTCCGAGATATCCATGATGGAGTTGGGTTGTCGTATACTGGCAGATGCAGGATGGGACAGGAAAAAGGCCGCGTGGACCGTGGGCATCGCATGTCTAATCTGCGGAGCTCCCTCTGCCATGAACAACAACTTCTTTGAGAACCAGGACTGGGTATGGGGAGTCGGGCTGCTCATATCTGGGCTTCTCTTCTCCATAGGAGCCATGAAGGTAGGGGTCAAGAAGCTCTGGGTGGAGTGGATCGAGCCCTGTTCGGACGTTAAGGTGGAGTGGATGTGGAACTTGGTTAAGCTCTTCCCCCTGTGGTTCGTGATAATCTTCGGTTGGTGGCTCAAGCAGTCCATAAGCTGGTACCCCGGCGAGTGGTACAAGTTCCTGCCGATATCAAAGTACACCTATACCCCTGGCACCATGTTCGTCCAGTGGGCTATCGCAGCGGCGGTATTCTTCGTTCTCAATAACTGGCTGGCAGACACCATGAAGTATAAGCTCCAGGCCAAGGACTAG